One Pichia kudriavzevii chromosome 3, complete sequence genomic window carries:
- a CDS encoding uncharacterized protein (PKUD0C07300; similar to Saccharomyces cerevisiae YGL066W (SGF73); ancestral locus Anc_6.218) has protein sequence MAKSASPDLLKRALGDSANAPIGTIRDTHLRNDKTIEQDSIPEFRHWKDMGSYLDTLKPVRIDEDEIDNTSVFRGDEYATDNKNPLSEPIKYRVCNLCETALLNDHMAEHIEECQRRAKPKDVKMDDHDPEKTNGKPSSPVKQNGNTKKITKKRKNESLDDDQVVSQSQESQSVTSSVGSAEPQKKKAKTTTKKKESKPKATKVKVKGPVDVERQCGVPLPNGGFCARSLTCKTHSMGAKRAVQGRSAPYDQLLAAYQRKNQAKIGAAAAAAQQAKEDAMHGAGVALDDEEETRQVLSGVRRSVPMPLERAVCIPTNMRIGYLRMREMFATNLLPRLPNNPLGKMYARAAVMNVENIGESSYFPVRSQHQKNNQQRQAMKINQVQLQMQKQSQVHSNSHGAIQGHRPNGINLAMLTPQQRQQLFLRQQQQQQQQQQQQQQQQQQQQQQQQQQQKP, from the coding sequence ATGGCCAAATCAGCATCACCAGATCTCTTGAAGAGGGCCTTAGGGGATAGTGCGAATGCACCAATAGGTACTATAAGAGATACCCATCTTCGAAATGACAAAACTATAGAACAAGATTCCATTCCGGAATTTCGACATTGGAAAGACATGGGATCATATCTTGATACATTGAAGCCTGTCCgtattgatgaagacgaaaTTGATAATACCAGTGTTTTTCGTGGCGATGAATACGCCACAGATAACAAAAATCCGTTATCTGAGCCTATCAAATATCGTGTATGTAATTTATGTGAAACTGCACTTCTAAATGACCACATGGCTGAACACATAGAAGAATGCCAGAGGAGAGCCAAACCGAAAGATGTGAAAATGGATGACCATGATCCTGAAAAAACCAATGGGAAACCTAGTAGCCCAGTgaaacaaaatggaaacaCTAAGAAGATTaccaagaaaagaaaaaatgaatcatTAGATGACGACCAAGTGGTCAGTCAATCACAAGAGTCACAATCAGTAACTTCTTCTGTTGGATCTGCAGAACctcagaagaaaaaagcCAAAACCACGACGAAGAAAAAGGAGTCAAAACCAAAGGCAACAAAGGTAAAAGTAAAAGGCCCTGTTGATGTTGAGCGTCAATGTGGTGTTCCTTTACCGAATGGAGGGTTCTGTGCGAGGTCACTTACATGTAAAACACATTCAATGGGAGCCAAGCGTGCTGTTCAAGGGCGATCTGCTCCTTATGATCAGTTGTTAGCTGCCTACCAGCGGAAGAATCAAGCTAAGATAGGAGCTGCTGCTGCCGCCGCCCAACAAGCAAAAGAAGATGCAATGCATGGGGCCGGAGTAGCATTGGATGACGAGGAAGAAACCAGGCAAGTGTTGTCAGGTGTTAGGAGAAGCGTCCCGATGCCCCTGGAAAGAGCTGTTTGCATTCCAACGAACATGCGAATTGGGTATTTAAGGATGCGAGAAATGTTTGCCACTAATTTACTACCAAGATTGCCCAACAATCCTTTAGGGAAGATGTATGCACGTGCAGCTGTTATGAATGTCGAGAATATAGGAGAAAGTTCATACTTTCCTGTTCGGTCTCAGCATCAAAAGAACAACCAACAACGACAGGCGATGAAAATTAACCAGGTTCAGTTACAAATGCAAAAGCAATCGCAGGTCCACAGTAACTCTCATGGAGCGATACAGGGGCATAGACCGAATGGTATTAATTTGGCAATGCTAACTCCACAACAAAGGCAACAATTATTTCTTCggcagcagcagcagcaacaacaacaacaacaacaacaacaacaacaacaacaacagcagcaacagcagcaacagcagcagcaaaAACCTTGA
- a CDS encoding uncharacterized protein (PKUD0C07305), whose protein sequence is MSHKSVSGRFNVMSFGLVVGFMIGLYLVKDYQLVKYSPPNPENFDENGNWKEKSFIKVRFNEGVAPLEKKPESKPTEGKEE, encoded by the coding sequence ATGTCTCATAAGTCAGTTAGTGGTCGTTTCAATGTTATGTCATTCGGCTTGGTTGTTGGCTTTATGATAGGATTATATTTGGTCAAAGACTACCAATTGGTAAAGTACTCTCCTCCTAATCCagaaaattttgatgaaaatggaaattggaaagaaaaatcatttATCAAGGTTCGTTTTAATGAAGGTGTTGCACctttggaaaagaaaccaGAATCCAAACCGACTGAGGGAAAAGAGGAATGA
- a CDS encoding uncharacterized protein (PKUD0C07307; similar to Saccharomyces cerevisiae YDR092W (UBC13); ancestral locus Anc_8.230) yields MASLPKRIIRETERLITDPVPGITATPHEDNLRYFDVTLTGPSGSPYEDGVFKLELYLPDDYPMTAPKVRFLTRIYHPNIDRLGRICLDVLKNNWSPALQIRTILLSIQALLSSPNPDDPLANEVAEQWKGNYEEAIKTAKEWTKTYAKPE; encoded by the exons ATGGCATCTTTACCTAAGAGGATCATCAGA GAAACAGAAAGACTAATAACTGATCCTGTACCTGGAATAACTGCCACTCCCCATGAAGACAATCTGCGTTATTTTGATGTTACATTAACTGGCCCATCAGGCTCACCATATGAAGATGGCGTCTTCAAACTTGAACTTTATTTGCCCGATGATTATCCAATGACTGCGCCTAAGGTTAGGTTTTTAACTAGAATTTACCATCCAAACATCGATCGTTTAGGAAGAATCTGTTTGGATGTCTTGAAAAACAATTGGAGTCCTGCTTTACAAATCCGTACTATTCTTTTGTCAATCCAGGCGTTGTTGAGTTCACCTAATCCAGATGATCCCTTAGCAAATGAGGTTGCCGAGCAGTGGAAGGGAAATTACGAGGAGGCAATAAAAACAGCTAAAGAGTGGACAAAAACTTATGCGAAACCAGAATAA
- a CDS encoding uncharacterized protein (PKUD0C07310; similar to Saccharomyces cerevisiae YBR080C (SEC18); ancestral locus Anc_3.304), giving the protein MQKQTTMSVCLPTLVLKENIIQLPNVTFKIGLTPQDALVILQMYLEAPHCISPRMKSLIDLLKEKVECVAKHEDLTAKLSPVAMDSLVAINKLLAADEKEHPILATLFFNDSEVSKAGVLSKICGIHLTPELCILDLKGELVGFRNSKVTVTSPGKYQFVGEIYFEITPINKAEFDETLIHTWAGIVEDIRANIKIVLEFLKSFETWKDDDLGNLLKRLDPLGELMFLQFSEPTTMSNLVKLEGLTENSSVVEYDSILKICDAYMSTFPFSYKQELQYLSCENLVAKLNTVSKCVKFMNMIFTKFLNIDHVYDSWNRLGRLKNGKVLQSRFIVDHLRSFKKFLEAATKPQHSNRSLTRTKCSKNNNDSSPDNFNINNDDDNDLKCIEDFIVNIDKFHISEDGKTSLTKDYNRLRKMQSQSSEYQQLRNYFDIIMEIPFWTVGEKRQANIDINNARKILDRDHYGMESVKERIIQHLAVLKLTENTPADAKSPILLLNGPPGVGKTSLAKSIAQCLNLEFQRISLGGVNDFADIKGHRRTYVGAIPGLVIQAIKRSKSMNLVILLDEIDKVGVVNSKGNPAAALLELLDPEQNSSFTDHYVGFPIDLSRVVFIATSNNKWEISEPLLDRLETVELGGYKSNEKIAIAQQFLLPRQMKRNGVPREQIRICDVILELIVNGYTHEPGIRNLERLIGQICRAKAIESVASEGSYTSEISKNDVIRYLGVPVKFSISEEFSSDDSSIQEKYGLVNGLSYNSDGSGSLLKFEMIGIPGEKRIFSTGRLGNVLLESCAIAETLVEHLFYTHTFVGYDQKELVRRLKETSVHMHVPEGAIQKDGPSAGLTMTLCYLSLILRRPVPSNIALTGEITLTAKALPIGGLKEKLLGASLTRSITKVLVPRLNRQDLIEIYADSIDGHAKSKEVLTKLVLDEEDCLLNKSRRYSFSDVVESWIEKEYGIIVKYVDDFMGVISETWNGDVKLVRTVFKANL; this is encoded by the coding sequence ATGcagaaacaaacaacaatgaGTGTATGTTTACCAactttggttttgaaagaaaacattatCCAACTTCCAAATGTtactttcaaaattggatTGACCCCACAAGATGCACTGGTGATATTGCAAATGTATCTTGAAGCTCCACATTGTATTTCACCTCGaatgaaatcattgatagatcttttgaaagaaaaagtggAATGTGTTGCCAAACATGAAGATTTAACGGCTAAACTATCACCAGTTGCTATGGATAGTCTTGTGGCTATAAACAAACTGCTAGCTGCTGATGAGAAGGAACACCCAATTCTAGCTACtctatttttcaatgattccGAAGTTTCCAAGGCCGGTGTGCTTAGCAAAATATGTGGAATTCACCTGACCCCTGAATTGTGTATTTTAGATTTAAAAGGTGAATTGGTTGGGTTTAGAAATAGTAAAGTAACTGTAACTTCACCAGGCAAGTACCAGTTTGTCGGAGaaatatattttgaaataaCTCCCATAAATAAGGCGGAATTTGATGAGACTTTGATACACACATGGGCAGGAATAGTGGAAGATATACGTGCAAATATAAAGATTGTTCTTGAGTTTTTGAAGTCATTTGAAACTTGgaaagatgatgatttgggAAATCTATTGAAGCGACTGGATCCACTAGGAGAATTGATGtttctgcaattttctGAGCCTACCACGATGTCAAATCTAGTAAAACTTGAAGGGCTTACAGAAAATTCAAGTGTAGTAGAGTATGACTCTATACTAAAAATATGTGATGCATATATGTCAACTTTCCCATTTTCGTACAAACAAGAGTTGCAATACTTGAGTTGCGAAAATCTGGTGGCTAAACTAAACACAGTTTCAAAATGTGTCAAATTTATGAACATGATATTTACTAAATTCTTGAATATTGATCATGTTTATGATTCTTGGAATAGATTGGGGAGACTGAAAAATGGTAAAGTATTACAGTCACGGTTTATTGTTGACCATTTGAGATCTTTTaaaaagtttttggaaGCAGCAACTAAACCTCAACATTCAAATCGATCGTTAACCAGAACAAAGTGTAGTAAAAACAATAATGACAGCTCCCCTGACAACTTCAATATTaacaatgatgatgataacgACTTGAAATGTATTGAGGATTTTATAGtaaatattgataaatttcaCATCTCAGAGGATGGAAAAACTTCGTTGACAAAAGATTACAACAGATTAAGGAAAATGCAGAGCCAAAGTTCTGAATATCAACAGCTTCGTAACTACTTTGATATTATTATGGAAATTCCATTTTGGACAGTGGGGGAGAAAAGACAAGCTAACATCGATATTAACAATGCCAGAAAAATTTTAGACCGTGATCATTATGGTATGGAGTCTGTAAAGGAAAGAATTATTCAACACTTAGCTGTTTTAAAACTCACTGAAAATACTCCAGCGGATGCAAAATCACCTATTTTGCTCCTTAATGGCCCTCCAGGGGTAGGTAAAACCTCCCTTGCGAAATCAATTGCTCAATGCTTGAATTTAGagtttcaaagaatttcttTAGGGGGTGTTAACGATTTTGCAGATATAAAAGGTCATAGAAGAACTTATGTAGGGGCTATCCCCGGACTCGTTATTCAGGCAATAAAACGCTCGAAGTCCATGAATCTTGTTATTTTACTGGATGAAATTGACAAGGTGGGTGTGGTGAATAGCAAAGGTAATCCTGCAGCGGCACTTTTAGAATTGTTAGATCCTGAACAAAATTCTTCCTTCACCGACCATTATGTTGGATTTCCGATCGACTTGTCTAGAGTAGTGTTTATTGCaaccagcaacaacaaatggGAGATCAGTGAACCGTTACTAGATAGGTTAGAGACAGTCGAACTTGGTGGTTATAAAAGCAACGAAAAAATAGCAATTGCTCAACAGTTTCTTTTACCCAgacaaatgaaaagaaatgggGTGCCAAGGGAACAAATAAGGATATGTGATGTGATTCTAGAGCTGATTGTCAATGGCTATACTCATGAACCTGGTATTAGAAATCTTGAACGACTGATTGGCCAGATTTGTCGTGCAAAAGCCATCGAGAGTGTCGCTTCAGAGGGAAGTTACACGTcagaaatatcaaagaatGATGTTATCAGGTATCTTGGTGTTCCGgtaaagttttcaatatccGAAGAGTTTAGTTCAGACGATTCAAGtattcaagaaaaatatgggTTAGTTAATGGGTTATCGTATAATTCGGATGGCTCTGGGTCATTACTTAAGTTTGAGATGATTGGCATTCctggagaaaaaagaatCTTTTCAACAGGTAGGTTAGGTAATGTATTGCTTGAAAGTTGTGCAATAGCAGAGACATTAGTTGAGCATTTGTTTTATACACATACCTTTGTAGGATATGATCAAAAGGAGTTGGTTAGGAGGTTAAAAGAAACATCAGTTCATATGCATGTTCCAGAGGGAGCTATTCAGAAGGATGGCCCCTCAGCTGGTTTAACTATGACACTATGTTATCTTTCGTTAATTTTACGTCGTCCAGTCCCTTCGAACATTGCTTTAACAGGAGAAATCACCTTAACAGCAAAGGCTTTACCTATTGGTGgattgaaagaaaaactatTAGGAGCCAGCTTAACACGGAGTATAACAAAGGTGTTAGTTCCACGACTCAATCGTCAGGACCTAATAGAAATTTATGCCgattcaattgatggtCATGCCAAATCTAAGGAAGTGTTGACTAAATTGGTCCTAGATGAGGAAGATTGTTTGCTAAACAAATCCAGAAGATATTCCTTCTCCGATGTGGTGGAAAGCTGGATCGAAAAAGAATATGGAATTATAGTTAAGTATGTTGACGATTTCATGGGTGTCATTAGTGAAACGTGGAATGGCGACGTTAAACTTGTACGTACGGTATTCAAGGCCAATTTGTAA
- a CDS encoding uncharacterized protein (PKUD0C07320; similar to Saccharomyces cerevisiae YKL029C (MAE1); ancestral locus Anc_2.529), with the protein MTKDCCEVTKIPVGEEAKVTVPRSTRLSATGPVECDLSGFQVLNSPLFNKGTAFTIAEREAFGLNGLLPPVVNTLEEQVERSYKQLHFLKTPLAKNDFCTSLRLQNKVLFYRLVKEHIKELIPIVYTPTEGDAIIAYSDRFRKPEGLFLDITRPNEIDQRLEQFGEDKDVDYIVITDSEGILGIGDQGVGGVRITIAKAALMTVCAGLHPGRVVSCVLDVGTNNVKLLEDDLYLGNRFPRVRGKEYDDFVNKTIRAMKKRFPSAVIHFEDFGVTTARPVLERFRDEIPCFNDDIQGTGAVVMASMAAALKLTHRNLLDSKVLIYGAGSAGLGIADQIVNHMVSHGATKEEARRKIYCMDRYGLILKGMTSNSPAQEDYAHDPKDWENISTTSLVDVIEKVKPTTLVGCSTQAGAFNEEVIKTMYKHNPRPMIFPLSNPTRLHECFPEDALKWTDFNALVATGSPFPPVEGHVISENNNCFAFPGIGLGAVLARTTRISDNMISAAVDELASLSPAQKDPKLGLLPPIEEIDETSARIATAVILKAVEEGFARVEEEDSPLGGKVKIPREFDPCLRWVKEQMWHPIYRPMIKVAHSDNIHTHQY; encoded by the coding sequence ATGACAAAAGATTGCTGTGAGGTTACAAAGATTCCAGTGGGAGAGGAGGCCAAAGTGACCGTTCCTCGTTCCACAAGATTATCAGCAACTGGTCCAGTTGAATGTGATTTATCTGGTTTCCAAGTTTTGAACTCTCCGCTTTTCAACAAGGGCACTGCATTCACTATTGCAGAAAGAGAAGCATTTGGTTTAAACGGGTTACTTCCTCCGGTTGTAAACACTCtagaagaacaagttgaGAGAAGCTATAAGCAACTACATTTTCTCAAGACTCCATTGGCAAAGAATGACTTTTGCACGTCATTGAGATTGCAAAACAAGGTTCTGTTTTATAGGTTAGTCAAGGAACACATTAAGGAGTTGATTCCAATTGTGTATACACCAACAGAGGGTGATGCAATTATTGCTTATTCTGACAGATTCAGAAAACCAGAGGGGTTATTCCTTGATATTACAAGaccaaatgaaattgatcaaaGACTGGAACAGTTTGGAGAAGATAAAGATGTGGATTACATTGTTATAACAGATTCTGAAGGTATTCTAGGTATTGGTGACCAAGGTGTTGGCGGTGTCAGAATCACAATTGCAAAGGCTGCTCTAATGACTGTATGTGCTGGTTTGCATCCAGGTAGAGTTGTCTCTTGTGTCTTGGACGTTGGCACTAACAATGTGAAATTGCTAGAAGATGATCTATATCTTGGTAACAGATTCCCAAGAGTTAGAGGTAAGGAGTATGACGATTTTGTGAATAAAACTATTCGtgcaatgaagaagagatttCCAAGTGCTGTTAttcattttgaagattttggtGTTACAACTGCTAGACCTGTGTTGGAAAGATTCAGAGATGAAATTCCTTGCTTTAATGATGACATCCAAGGTACCGGCGCTGTTGTCATGGCTTCGATGGCGGCTGCTCTTAAATTAACCCATAGAAATCTACTAGACtccaaagttttgatttatGGGGCTGGTTCAGCCGGTTTGGGTATTGCCGATCAAATTGTTAATCATATGGTTAGCCATGGTGCGactaaagaagaagctaGAAGGAAGATTTACTGTATGGACAGGTATGGTTTGATTTTAAAAGGTATGACTTCGAATTCTCCTGCTCAAGAAGATTATGCTCATGATCCAAAAGATTGGGAAAATATTTCAACCACTTCGTTAGTGGATGTTATCGAAAAAGTCAAGCCTACTACCTTAGTTGGGTGCTCCACGCAAGCGGGCGCTTTCAATGAAGAAGTCATCAAAACAATGTATAAACATAATCCAAGACCAATGATTTTTCCATTGTCCAACCCAACTAGATTACATGAGTGTTTCCCTGAAGACGCACTTAAATGGACCGATTTCAACGCTTTAGTTGCCACTGGTTCTCCTTTCCCACCTGTTGAAGGTCATGttatttctgaaaataacaattgTTTTGCCTTCCCGGGTATTGGTCTAGGTGCAGTGCTCGCTAGAACTACTAGGATATCAGACAACATGATTTCGGCTGCCGTTGACGAGCTagcttctctttctccAGCTCAAAAAGATCCTAAATTGGGCCTTTTGCCTccaattgaggaaattgacGAGACCTCTGCAAGAATCGCAACTGCAGTTATCTTGAAGGCTGTCGAGGAAGGATTTGCAAGagtagaagaagaagattctCCATTAGGTGGTAAAGTTAAAATTCCAAGAGAGTTTGATCCATGTCTAAGATGGGTTAAAGAACAGATGTGGCATCCAATTTACAGACCAATGATCAAAGTCGCACACTCAGACAATATTCATACTCACCAATACTAA
- a CDS encoding uncharacterized protein (PKUD0C07330; similar to Saccharomyces cerevisiae YOL102C (TPT1); ancestral locus Anc_3.88) — MPDSKSNNAAIDAKRDIRISKSLAKLLRHNAKSEGLSIDSDGYVPLSEIISHNYMKTNHATIDDIMRIVETNSKKRFKLKQTGAHSYHICALQGHSIPSIAYGQSENLAPIVDTWPKFIVHGTYVEKLPLIIESGGLSKMSRNHIHFTFAIPAKFAKYVSNSDDDIGGTVISGIRSSCNCLIVMDVEKLKGSNLPFFQSKNGVILSPGDQNGFISTDFIEKIIDHKRGDITKSILSGK; from the coding sequence ATGCCGGATAGTAAATCAAATAATGCAGCTATAGATGCTAAAAGGGACATTCGAATCTCAAAATCACTTGCTAAACTGTTGAGGCATAATGCCAAAAGTGAAGGTCTTTCAATAGATTCAGATGGCTATGTTCCACTGTCTGAGATTATCAGCCATAATTATATGAAAACCAACCACGCAACAATTGATGACATTATGCGTATTGTTGAAACGAATTCAAAAAAGAGATTCAAACTAAAACAAACAGGTGCTCATTCCTACCATATTTGTGCCCTCCAAGGCCATAGTATACCATCTATTGCCTATGGACAATCCGAGAACTTGGCTCCCATAGTTGATACATGGCCGAAGTTTATTGTCCATGGTACCtatgttgaaaaacttcCACTTATTATAGAATCCGGTGGGTTATCCAAAATGAGCCGAAATCATATCCACTTCACATTTGCCATCCCCGCCAAATTCGCAAAATACGTCAGCAATAGCGATGACGATATAGGCGGAACAGTAATAAGTGGTATTAGAAGCTCCTGTAACTGTTTGATCGTCATGGACGTGGAAAAGTTAAAAGGCTCAAATTTACCCTTCTTTCAAAGTAAAAACGGAGTAATTTTATCCCCTGGTGACCAAAACGGATTCATTAGTACTGATTTTATTGAGAAAATAATAGATCACAAAAGAGGTGACATTACGAAATCCATACTAAGTGGGAAATGA